The following DNA comes from Malania oleifera isolate guangnan ecotype guangnan chromosome 12, ASM2987363v1, whole genome shotgun sequence.
ATCAAGTTTTTACTCTTATTCTCATTAGATAGCCTGTGGAAAAAAGAGGAATTACAGTTACCATCTGTAACATTTGAATTTGGTCTTTTGCCTTCAACTCCTCATTTCCTGAAAAATTACCTCTTCCAGCATTCTTCTTGCCTTCTCACTTTTCGAAAGAATAACCTCCTCCTCCCTATCCAAAAAACCCAACTCGCCTAAAAGACTAGATTTTCTAATTCTAAATTCTCCAAACATGTCCTTATTCCAAATTTTCAGTTTCTCCTTCAAACTTTTCAATTTCCTCATGAATCTAAAACATTCCCAACCCAACCTCTCTTCAAATCCTCTCCCCAAGAATCCCTAACCAAAGGCTTAAATGTTGCATGGTTCAACTACATATTCTCAAACCTAAAAGGAGCATTTGGGAAAGGTTTGGAAATTCATCCTCCCATTCACTACAAAATAGACACCTGTCCATCCTACTAGCTGTCGCTCTTACCCCCCCCTGAAAACCAAGTAAAAGAAGCATTTCCCGAAGGAAGGTCTCTCAAACCGCAACCCCTAATTAACAAATCAAAATTGAGCACACTTGTGCTAGTTCTACCCACCCCCTCCCCCTTCTGTTCTCTTAGGAAACTAACCGTGTTAAAATCATCTCCAACGATCCACCTAGGGGAGAAAAAGCTGAAGATTGAACAAAGCTCTTCCCAAAATGAGCTCCTCAAAGTAGGTCTAGAAGGTCCATGAACTGAAGAAACCCACCATTGCCACCTCCCTCTCACTTCgaataaaacaaaaaaagaaaaaaaccccaTCAAAATATCAACCTTAGAAGTAGAGTGCGGGTCCAATAAGACAAGGATACCCGCTGAAGCGCCACGCAAGGGTACAAATTCCCAATCCCTACAATGAGCACCCCAAATACTCCTGACTACTCCCCTATCTATCGAGCCCATCTTGGTTTCCAATATAAGGACGATATTAGGAGAATTCTTGTCCAAGATCTCCTGTATCAAACTCCTCTTCCTCTTGTACCCTAGCTCAACATTCCAACTGACTGTCTTCATAATCTGATGCGCATACTCTACCCTTTCCAAAACCTTTTCTGCCACAATCGTTAATCATCCATACCAGATTTTTAAGCTCCTTCTGaactttcttcttccttcctttGTAGGTCTTAGGACTCAAACCCATCCTCACCTGTTTCCACTAGGGTCTACTAATTCCGATCCCATGTCTCCAAGGAGTTTTTGCAGGTTTAGGCAGTCTCTCTCACTTCCCTAAGAGCTAGAGTCACAGAACAACCCCCCTCCCAAACAAAAAAGGTAAAATCCTCCCTATGGCAAAGATTAGTGAAGAAAGTGTGGATTGGATAGGAAGGGCAAGAATGCCTTTATTACTTTTAGATGAACAATGATCCTCCATAAGAGAATCAATTTTCCCAGTACGACCCCCCCTGATACCACCAGAAGGAATGACTGAAATAACTGCAAGGTTAGAACTGAGCCCATGGCTAGGGTCAGAAGACAGATCCGCAATATTTAAAGATTTAACCTGGTCAAAGTtgtgattaaaataatttataccTGCTTGTGCATAATCAGAAACCAAATGAAGACCATCCGTCTCTTAACTGTTGTGAGCTCGTTGCTGGAATATTATTCTTTTCTGTCCCTTTCTCCTCAACATCGCCTCTGAAACCTTCAAACATCTAGAACAAACCTTACTTTATAAAGTCAGCTCTCATCTAATCAACCGGAAGCTCCTTCTCTGGACCGCACATACTACCCATCTCTTCTTATGAATTATACATTGCTCGTCTTCCGTATCCCCTTCTGATATCATGTCTGTCATCTCTACTGGAGCTGCAATTAAAGGATAAACTTGGTTGCAGATGTCAACTTGCTTTTGTCTGATCGTAAAATCCTCTTTAGCAGAGCGCTCTGCTGCtgatttttttggttatataCTGTCCTCTGAATGTTGCCTCATGCTTGTTCTGGTTGGCCTCCCTCCATCTCTGCCGCAGGCCTTAATTGTTGTGTTTCTGGGTCTGGGCCTTTACTTTTAATGACCCAAACAGCCTTTGTTTTTTTCTGCCCATATGATTTGGGCCTCTGAATTACCAGCCCAGCTTCGGCCAAGCCTATCAGCCCCAGAAGAAATTTTGAAAGCTTTCCTTATAACCCAATCCTCATGCATTATGAAAATAGGATTTGTATTAGGCAAGTGACACCCCCCTCCCTCACCAAATCCCTTTGATTTCAGGGTGTTTCCATCCCTGCCTCCACCCTCATTGCCAGAGTTCATCTGATCACATTGGCATAGGAGAAGAACAACAATAGCCTCTGTAACACGCTTGTCTTCTTGTTTTTTTCCCTCTGCTCTGAATGTTCAAAGAACTGCAGTTGCCATGTTGCCAACTACTACTGTTGGATTTGGAATGTTCTGCCGAAGTTGACGATAACTCCAACAGGGCGGCAGGGAAGTCCCTCCCCCCCTTTTTTGGGTCCCCTTTAGGAATACATACATCAAGGGAACTCTTGCTATCATCCTTTTTCAAGCAAATAAACCTGCCTTTGCCATTTACAAGAACCTTCAAAGACACACTATCTCTGCCTTTCTCTATACAACTCTGTGACGACTCGCTTTGCCCCCTTCATTGGCAGCAGATAACACCCCCATCAACTTCAGCACCTACATGAGCTCGTCCTTCTCTAGTACACTGTAGAAAGGAAGCTTACTTGCAAATTCTGTGATGTGATAGGTCAAAGCATCCGGTCAATTGATGGTGATCACCTTCCTCTCAGTTTTAAATGGTGCATTGTTTCCCATAATTGCTTCAAGTACGAGCAAGACATCTATGAATGCAAAAAGCCAAGAAGAGGAGAGAAAAAGGGTTGTCAGGTTTTGGAACAAGGGCTAGACGATGCTGGTATTAACGACTAGCAGGGGACATTGATGGTTGGCAACATTAAGGTTGATAATAGCCTAGTAGGGTTTCCAGTGTTGGCAAAGGCAATGAGATGATATAGGGGATGCCTTTGACCCACAGGGAAGATTCTGATGTATTGCAATGTTCGGTCAAGGAGCCCTGCTATCGAATGGAAGAATCTGATGCAGACAGATGGTCAAATAAGAAATAGAGATAATTATATGATTGAAGGGTTTGAGTTTGTTAAAGGAACCTGCACGAAGAGACGAGATTTGATGTGGGAGTTTTGGGGGAGGTGACAGATAGGGGTCGGAATGGGTGTTGCCATGCTTGAGGACTCGAAGCTGGGAGGTGCTGAGGGGGgttatcatcatcaccaccaatCCAATTGATTACTTAATGGCAGGAAGTGTGTAAACCAGTAAATGAAGTCAGTCTTGGGATTAAACTCATTTCAGAATGGAATAATGTTGCCGTAATCAAACTAATCTGGTAGCTATTTTCTTCCAAGGGATTTTGATGGGTAATATGGATGCACTCTTACAAAATAAAAGAGAATAAATTTTGGGCACTAAGTGAGTCATCTTTAGACTCTTGGGTTTGGTGGAAGATTTTGAAAATCAGGTCTTGAGCGTATCCTCACATCAAGTACACTGTTGGAAATGGTAAAAACATTTGTATCCTTCATGATAACTGGCATCCACGTAGTACATTATTAGACCACTGTGGCCCTCATTTACAGCGTGAGCTTGCTATTACATAGTTTGCTAAAGTGGAAGAAATAACCAAGAATCAAGAATGGTTTTGGCTAAGAAGATTACCCCAGGATGTGCTATTGCTGTCCCTTTTCTTCCAAATGCAGGACAGGAAGATAAATTTTCAACCTCCATTGCTTAGGAATCTATGAGAAACGAGAAGCCTACCACTACCTTGGTAAACTTAGGGGGTGTTTATTTGCACTGAATGGGCTTTTAATTAAGAGATCAGtcatagttgtcaaattgagatcCAAATCGtgaatcaaaattccaattttgggaattgTGAATCGAGAATTGAATCAAATTGTAAGATTTagtacaaatttccaaaatcaattctaaatgacaAGCATGTATTGATATATAAACAACAAGAAAAATGGCACAATACATTTACATTTTGACAATGAAAAAAATCacatttcatgtgtatgctttccctgaacaaataaaaagtaagggaatgaGTCgagatattaattaaaataagaacATATTGCTGTTTGAGGGAAGGAATtgagaaaaaataattaaaaaactgAACTCTTGGTGTTtatgaacaattttttttttaaaaaaattcatgcatattctttcttgaaaatactaaaaaaaatacttttgaatCTTAACGACATAACAAATCCTGAGTAAGACCTTAACCAATATGTGTTCTACCCCCTCTTCTCAATGGCAGAGCACTTTACtccaagagtgaagaatggtttgGTGAAAGCAGCATAagacctaaagttctattttctcctcttttttagcaaaaaaaaaaaaactgatgtaAACGAGGAATGGAAGCTAAccatgttaatatatatatattaaaaaaaatgaggaTTTAAACCAGTTGAGCTTGTTAGTATACGATAGGGTCTAGAATTGTGTGAATTGGTAGATTAGGATCAATTTGTTAGATTCATGAGTTGAATCGATAGATTCAGCAGCGATTCAGTTGATTTTAGATTCGCTAGGAAGATTCAAATcgatttggtgtggaattgataTGAATTGTATGAATCAAATTGTGAATTGTAAGATTCTAACCACTATGAGACCAATTATGTTTGGATGAACATCTGATTCTCCTCTTAATCCCTTTGGTTCGTCAATGCCCATTTTATTGTTGAGAGACATTCATAAGCATTTTATCAAGGCATCACGATTGCCTCATCCAATCTCTTTGCCTGCCGCATCCTCTCTGCGCCTGTACTCTCACCACAACCATGACACCATCATCAGCCAGCCACTGCTGCCTTCGTGCACCGCTTTGCATGATGACCTCTCACAGCCAACAAACTTGCACATTGACCATCACTAGATCTACAATTGGCAAGGAACTCCCACAGCCATTGgccataaccatcacctcccatGAACACCTTCTGCAGTTGAGGGCCACTGGCTTCCCTTAAGTCTCCATCCACCTCCCATAACCAACTTCAGATCTGGAGCAGGCTAGACTACCACTGGGTATCGACTGTCTCTACCTTCCCCACGATTGTGTATGTGTATGGAGGAGATGAACTAGAAGATGtcatcaaagaaaagaaggggggTTGAGGAGTGGGCTTTCAGTGCATCCTCTGATCAAGTGATGTCAGACAAGAAACCAAACCATTGGTCAACCCTTAATTGGAGAAGGATGGTTGTGTTTTATTAATTAGTTTATTATTTGTATTTAGTTTAGTTAGTATGGTATTATGTGTATTTAGGGGCTtgattgtaatatttgtgtaatttaGATGTGGGTGTGTAATTTCACCTAGTTTtgggggtatatgtgtaatttcttgtgttattggatttcttataaatagtgtgtgaaagccatgtaggagtgggttttgaatttgaattcagTCAATGTGTGATCCCCTccccatccccccccccccccctccccaaaatGTCTCCTTCATTTgttttcttcttcctctctcttcCCCTTTATATCTCCCACATTCCTCATGGCTGCAAATCTATGATGCTGTCCTGcattatttggtatcagagcccaacccggatctccattcttccattttaAGTTCCCCCATTTTCCTTTCAATCATTCTTCTTCATCTtccctccatttttttttttcttcacttcTTGTTCTTCTCTAAGTCTCTTTTCTGCCTTCAATTACAGCCTCAGTTTTTCTATTCTGTCCTGCACTGCAACCTTTCTCCtcccttcttcttcctttcttcccaCTGCTCTGTTTTAATTTCTGTTCTATTTCTGCTCTGTGCTTGCATCTGTTTCTATTCTCGTTTCTTTCCTTCTTATCTTCTTAGTTCTACTCTTTTCTATAATTCTCTCAATCTTTCTCTATTTAGAAGTGTCTCTCTATTTCTGATTTTCTATccccaattctctctctcttctactgtgatgcaggggcagcatcaagctTTCTGCAGGCATGGGAGAATTAGAAAAAGtagaagagaggaaggggaaTGGCGAAGAGAGGAGATACTAGGGGGAACTCATGTTCACTCccattcaaattcatcaacaactgcctacagcatagctttcacacactatttataagataGCCTCCCTTCACATGAAATTACGCATAAtcccctaaaactacattgcattacaaacatacccctactttacacaagtattacaaacaacccccagatacacataatcctatactaattaatactaaaaacataataTACTACGAACTAAATCCAGAAATTAACATATCAAATCTTCTTAAGTAGtctccaacatggatcttcccatggtcttgcttcttgtcctacatcaactctcccccaGTTAGAAAAAAGTTGGcctcgaattttgaaatgttggaggatcaaaagggagaagcaaacttggactcttcAAAAACTAGTGCTTGAATGAGGCAAGAAACTAAGTTAGTCCTCGACTAGTTTATTTTTTCATTGACGGGAAAGTTCTGCTTTTGAGGATTAAAGGTGGGAAATAGATCATTAGATGATCTTCTGTTGCCTAGCCAAAACGTATTGTTTGGTTCAAAAACTATCTTTATTTGCTTCAACTGCAGATTGATCATGAAgcttttcatataatttttaacCCAGAAAAAAATAAATGAGCTTTTTCAATGTAGAGTTATTGGACAACTGGATAAACATGAAAGGGAGCTAGTTGTCAACTTTTCTTGCCTGAGAATCAAATTCTGAAATGTGACCCAAAAATACAAGCTGTAATTCAATCTCTCTATGTTTCTTTGGATCCAATTTTCAGTCAAGAAACCAGCCTACGGGTTAATATTCTTCGTTAGATTACCACTTTCACTAAAAGCttagctattaggttgtgggtcacAATGTATGtcaaactttaacactcccctgcatgtGCGGCCtgacagcatgtggagagataaacacatgatgaATGACACTCATTATAGGgaatatagtaattttttaaacaccacaaaataaatgtgggcaacaagactagagcttaggacctcttggtaaccaactctgataccatgttagactACTGCCTTACCTAAATgcttaagttattaggttgtggTCCTACAATTTATTTCAAGCTTTAACATTCTTAAGTGATAAAAAGCTTTTCATGTCATTATAACTATCCATTCCCGGTACTTCATTCAGAGATTTCTTATTTTGGAAGTTGTCTGTTGGTCGTTTGGCCATTTAAGTAGCAATAAGACccccccttcttttttttttggaatacacACCGGGTATCCACACGTCTGTTTTACGgcccacgtgactaatcctgcgccccttgaagttgaccccacaactccaaagggagggtaaattcaggagtccaggggcggaaacgagcccggaagggtttgaacacctgacctcgtgaaaggcactcccgcagcccgtACTACGCCTTCTTGAGCATATGTTTGTTGGCATTCCTTGAATTGAAATGCTGTTATGGTAGTTCCCTAATTTGGACATTGTCAGTTAGCCAAAGATAGGAAATAAAACCCTGGACTCTTCCTTTGTTGCATCTACCATGGAATGACTTTAGATTTTGCCGTCAATTGCTTAAAAAATCCTGAGTCATGATTCCATTATGATGGTATTTGACAACTTTACTAAGATGACACAATTTATTCTTTGCAGTGAGACTTTATGCTTCTTATATTGCCAAGCTATTCTTTAGGAAAGCTGTCAAAACTACATGATTAGCATAGCTGTTCTATAGACATAAAATTTATCAGTTATTTTTTTATGACAACTTGGAAATTGGGTACCAACAATGTTTTCTTTGGCTTTTTACTCCCCAGTCTGATGATGAAACTGAGGTTGTTAATCAGTTAAGATGATTTTTTTAGATGCGTGCTGTAGGATAACACCATGGCACTTGACACTTGGTACTGTTCATTATTGAGTTCTCTTATAACAGTTCTGTAATTAGGTCTATGggcaagagcccttttgagcagGTCTTTGGATGCAAGCTATGTGTTTCCGTTCACACTGTTCTAGTGCATACAGCATTAGATATTGCATGCCAGTGGTATCGACCCATTCCCATCATTAAACTTTGATCTAATGCATACAGCATATTGAGTTGCTTGATGATATGAACATTAGTCTCATTTTCAATGTGGGTCATTTGTAGGGGTTGGCatggttcagttaaccaaaccaTAACCCCTGAACCATTAATTGGATCAAATTTTCTGTTCATTAGAAAATGTGAATTGAAACCGAACCATTTAAAACTGTTAACCAAAATTCAGTTAACTGGTTTTTAGACAAATATCCAATGGTTAACAAAATTGAACCGTTGAGTATAATTTAAAGTTTtgaaattactaaaaataatattttttctttaatattaatcaacatgtaaatttaaattatttaaaataaaatttaagcatGAATATTAGATTAATACAacttttttaatataaattattaaaatatgtattttatatgtatatttatagtatattggTTCAGTTTGGTTAATTGTGGTTATTGAATGGGCCAAACCGAAATTGAACCGATAACTCAAAAAATTAAGAACTCCGAACCACCGAAAAAATGGTCAACAGGTTTTTTagtttggtttttttatttttcttgcccTTCCCCTAGTCATTTGACACCAAGGCACCTTTGAGCATCTTGCTTTGTCTTCTAATACTCCTGCAGGTTTGAAAGTCTGTTGGGCACCATCCCTTCCACGATAAAGATGAGATTTGAGGTCATGTTACATGATGAGCTTGTGACTTCTTCCAACAGAGGATAGCACTGACACATTGGGAGGGATCGCCGTTTTCCAAAATGCTACTTGTGTACAAGGATGGTCTTTGTGGGCTCCATCCTATTGGTTCTCATAGATTGCTTTCATGCCAAGGAATtaggaaatttattttaattcaagACATTTGCTCATTTTAGGAATTTAGTtattttgagtttatttttatattttaattactgtgcttattttataattttaattatttttagggCTTTTTACTTTCATAAACTTGAGTGTATGGCTGTACAGGCTATTGAAATGGGATGATTagtttaatctctctctctctctctctctctctctctcacccgtgcctaggggtgtacaaaatttaccgaaaaaccgagaaccggaccgaaaccgaaccgtttgaagctttggttcggtttttcggtttcggtaatcggtttcggttttgtatatataaaaaatagattttcGGTCTCGGTTTCGGTTTCACTCAAAAACCGAACCGTAAAAACCGAAAaccgattataattttaaaataattatccatgggaactttgattacaagtacatgaaaaaaaaattatacctatattaattttttaatttaaattattgacTAATACTTTCCGAAGGAGTGGGGAAGGATTTTATAAAGGAGAATGAGAACCAAAACTTCCCGTTTTGGCCATGTGGGATGAGTGCTTGGGAACTTGGAAGAACCGAACCACCAGCTTGCTACAGTGCTACTACCACAGCAGGCGCCAGGcatcatcttctccatctcctgcctCCTGGTAACCTGCACACTGCACAGTGCCGACAGTCGAGTGCCGACGGCCATGCCCTCCAAGTCTCCGACACTTACGCCCACACCAGCGATGCTCACGCCCACCGCCCACGCCAGTCGCCAACGCCCACATCTCCACGATGCTCACGCCCACGGCACACTGCACAGTGCCGACTACCATGCTCTCCGAGTCTCAGCCGCTCACGCCCACCGCCCACGCCAGTCGCCAACGCCCACCCCACATCTCCACGCCGACACAGTCACACACAGCAACGCCCAGTCGCCCACGCTCAcgctcacacagacacacacagcaacacCCACACTCACGCTCACACAGACACAGGCACACTGGACACAGCAACTCTCACATCTCCACACAGCAGCGCCCACGCTCACACACAGGCACACAGCAATGCCCATGCTCATGCCTGTCGCCTAAGCCAGTCGCTCACGGTCACGCCCACATTATCTTGGTGCTCTGGCCGTCCCACATCGattggaaatgggaagaaaaaattTCCTCACCCTATTTATTGAAGTTGGATCTACTTATTCACTTCCGTGCTGGGCTTTTCACTCAAAGTCGTGGCCCAGTTGGCCGTGGCCTGACTTGGCTTTATTTAATTAcgtttttattttgtttgtttaaaatttgataaaaccgaattaaccgaatcgAACCGTAAAAtaaacggtttggtttggttttaaaccGACAAGATACGGTTCGGTTGCGGTTTAGTAGTTTTAAAAACCGATAGGTTCGGTTCGGTTGACGGTTTTGgtaataaccgaaccgaaccgaacggTGTACACCCCTACCCGTGCCCGCCTCATTCTCAATTATCTTCAATTTTTCTCCCCAATTTAATCTTTTTTCCTGTTCTCTCTTCTCTATCCCGCAGAGGCTGGTTATATGAGACTTGGCTGAAAATGGAGATACGAAAGCTGAAACATGTGTTTTGAGACCTCGATTTGGTTAATCTGGAATcatagaaatttttttatttaatgatcGTAGTCCTAACCTGTAGTGTTagataaaattttggaaaataacCACAGGGTGTTGATGGAGGAGAGAGGTTCTGAATGAATGGCACAAAAATGGTTGTAGAGTAGTCAATTTGATGTCATTTTGCATGCGTGCGCACGCTCTGACACAACTACACGAGCAAAACTGCAAGTTATAAAGTCATTGGTTTAAAAAGCAAACTCCAAAGTAGCAAAATCTGCAAGTCCCTTGCAAGATGTTTCACAGATATATACATGATCATCAACCAAGCTAAAAATCCAAGCATATAAAGGAAGAATTCTGACACTGGCCACACTAGACCTGCTGGGATCATCACCTTTCTTTGAACATAAACATGGAAATTCATTAACCATTTTTGCTTGGAATAAAGAAATCAAAAGTGACATCAACAGAACCAGATTTCTCCCCAGTATCTCTGTACTCTATGTTCGTTATTGCTCCAACCTCCTCCTCTTCCTGATATTCTGACTTCACCCGCCGTACAGGCACTGTGACAGAATAAACAGTCCCGAGACCCGAATCTGTAGACACGCTAAGCTGGATTTTATCCTGTGATTCTATTTCTACAAAATCTGATAGGGCATGCACGATGCTGTTGACGATTTTCTGCTTTGCAACATCACTAACAGCACACCGATCAGAGAAAAGGATCATCTTTAGGCGCTGCTTGGCAATACTTGCATTAGAGCTCCTCCTTGATGCTGCTGAAGGGAACACAATCTTCCAAGCCAAGTTCAACCGCTCAAAGAAGTTCAAATTTATAGCATTTAGGAGGAAACTCTCAGCTTCCTGACTAACAGCTCGTGGAGGCAGCTTATTTTCCCCCATTATTCCAATATTCTGTTTCAAATGGCTGCAAACGTTATAGCAAGATACACCATTTTGGAAACCAGTGAAATTTATCTGCAATAAAACacatgtttgaaaaaaaaaattaaatcaaaatcaCTTCACTTTATTTTGAAGATGGCAATTTAAATCACCtcactttatttttttaactGCATGTATGATATCATTTTTAGAACTAGAattgagttaaaaaaaaaacaatgctgACAAAGGTCCTACCATTTAGTATTCCCAAGCATTTGCTGACTGAAAAACAGAAACAAATGCATTTGCAGGGTGTCAAACAAGTTAAAGACTACATAGGAACAAGAAGAATGGAAATGATGGCAAATGAGACTCAGCTGGAGGATTCAGTATGTACCATTCTGACATTTCAATTCCAGAATTTGATAACCACTTGATTTATTGAGAGGTTGTAGCCTGTAGGATATtgggtgggggggtgggggggggggggggaggggaataggcaagaatgaaaaattaaaatctcTAGACATCTGAGATGGGATGGTATGACGTCAAACCCCTTCCCCCTCGAGGAACCTCATTTCTCCTTTTAGGCAGAATGAAATTACTGAATATCATGTGGGCCCTCACCCAACTACACCTTTGGTTACCATACACAACCTCCTGGGATCAGATTTGGCTACTGTTTAAACCTCTTTGCTTCAACAAGCACACCATGTTATTTGTTGAGTTATGGTTCATATTCAAGACATTTATCACTTGAAGTCTGTTAAAAGTGGAGGATTTTGCATGGAGAGCTCAAGAGCCCTACAGGCTTCCTTGCAGGGGGATGCTGGGGGGAGGCTTCGTTCCCCATGGTACAGTACAGTATATTTGGGTCAGGGCATAGTGTAATTATGTTATTACATGAGGACATTTTGGGATTTCCATGTGGAGGCTATATATACAATTTCGTAACCAAGGGTTAAAATTCTAAGGCTGTTTTCATTTTATAGTATAGCGGAAATTGCAGGGGCTTCGTGGATAAAGGCACACtgctgaaccacataaattcattatgttcttcttctcttttgatTTGTCTTTTTTTGTATTGCTCTGTGTGTGTAATCTTAGGGTGCAAGttcataacaattggtatcaaagcactaGGTTCGTGCTACGGTTTTCTAAGGTTTGCATTTTGATCACAGCAAGGATGAGTAAGGTGAAGATCATACTCAACAAGTTTGATGGTAAAGGAGACTTTAACTTGTGACAGATGCGAGCAACAGATCTATTTGATCAACGAAACGTTTAAAGGGCTTTAATAGGAGAGAAACTGAAGAAGATGGACGATGATGATTGGATAGAGTTAGAACAGATTGCCTTCAGTACTGTCTGATCCTATTtgacagattctattgtattcaatGTGATAAGAGGAGAAAATTGTCAAGGGTTTATGAACGAAATTGAGCTTGTTTATGTCGAAGAGCAATATGCCTAAGGGTGGAGATCTAAATTAGCATATAAATCAGTTCAATAAGACTCACAGCGATTTGCTCAAAGTGGATGTGAGGATAGAAGGTGAAGATAAAGTATTGATGTTgtatcttcttttccttcttcattTGAACACTTGGCTATGACACTATTGTACGAGAAATCCATTCTATGCTATGAAGAGTTTTTGGAGTT
Coding sequences within:
- the LOC131143732 gene encoding cell division topological specificity factor homolog, chloroplastic isoform X1 encodes the protein MAIAGDARVSVTLGTHRAYPLRKSLPPSKINFTGFQNGVSCYNVCSHLKQNIGIMGENKLPPRAVSQEAESFLLNAINLNFFERLNLAWKIVFPSAASRRSSNASIAKQRLKMILFSDRCAVSDVAKQKIVNSIVHALSDFVEIESQDKIQLSVSTDSGLGTVYSVTVPVRRVKSEYQEEEEVGAITNIEYRDTGEKSGSVDVTFDFFIPSKNG
- the LOC131143732 gene encoding cell division topological specificity factor homolog, chloroplastic isoform X2, with product MAIAGDARVSVTLGTHRAYPLRKSLPPSKNIGIMGENKLPPRAVSQEAESFLLNAINLNFFERLNLAWKIVFPSAASRRSSNASIAKQRLKMILFSDRCAVSDVAKQKIVNSIVHALSDFVEIESQDKIQLSVSTDSGLGTVYSVTVPVRRVKSEYQEEEEVGAITNIEYRDTGEKSGSVDVTFDFFIPSKNG